One genomic segment of Tubulanus polymorphus chromosome 4, tnTubPoly1.2, whole genome shotgun sequence includes these proteins:
- the LOC141904074 gene encoding uncharacterized protein LOC141904074, translating to MFWKIVLAFLVLLIGVLLQLEFKGPTVITSQKVLLSRPLNSVFDFVSNLEQIDQWYPILHNLKAIDPKSQNHVGKLYREPGSNSFPFFGTGSVEVVACNPPNFFSFTVDSMFLPLYELSLEADSSMEHTDTMLTVKLLSRRQSYAFRYIICPVVQLYSTLQLQQSLFMLKMLFRE from the exons atgttttGGAAGATTGTCTTAGCGTTTCTGGTATTGCTGATTGGAGTGTTATTACAGCTTGAATTCAAAGGACCGACAGTCATTACGAGCCAAAAAGTTCTTTTATCTAGACCTTTAAACAGTGTATTTGATTTCGTGTCAAATCTTGAACAAATAGATCAG tGGTACCCAATACTGCATAATTTAAAAGCCATCGATCCAAAAAGTCAGAATCATGTCGGTAAATTATACAGGGAGCCTGGTAGTAACTCATTCCCATTCTTTG GAACCGGATCGGTTGAAGTGGTTGCCTGCAACCCGCCGAATTTCTTCAGTTTTACTGTTGATTCAATGTTTTTACCGCTGTATGAACTGTCGTTGGAAGCTGATTCATCAATGGAACACACAGATACCATGTTAACCGTGAAGCTGTTATCTCGACGACAAAGTTATGCATTTAGA TATATTATATGTCCAGTAGTTCAGTTATACAGTACCCTACAGCTGCAGCAGAGTCTGTTTATGTTGAAGATGCTTTTTCGTGAATGA
- the LOC141904245 gene encoding retinoid-inducible serine carboxypeptidase-like has protein sequence MIEGKVNAAFVGDGESTNVHNQRTGRDDLSVEKSQRHQHNTKFSVCFYCATSVTTLVVALVVFVPIYVIFIEPRLDKDWREPVSAAEAVKDSVWGYVEVRPGAHMFWWLYFAKPASNHIEKPFFIWIQGGPSESGTGIGNMLEMGPYDENLIKRQTSWVHYASILFTDQPVGTGYSYVDKPSLMTNSTDQMVRDLFVLVQRILTTYPQFQTVPLYIFGESYGGKIAPLLAKLIHQEVLANRMKCNLVEIVLGGPAVHLLDIVSTYGNFLYSVSLMDTNERDHYNNVVFKQFESSFLANPANSSQLLTSIFSQFPKDVDTYNFLTWNKRKKRAKQLDELMNGVMKRELSVIPSHVSWKEYDTDVYSTERPNMAVPIANTVDFILNSTNINVTVYVGQLDIVVNSLGSEKWLHRLTWPGIENFFSSNRTRLSAGPNPEGFVKTADKFSFYWILNAGHEVPADNSYASELMIRHILNLL, from the exons ATG ATTGAAGGAAAAGTAAATGCTGCATTTGTCGGGGACGGCGAGTCAACAAACGTCCACAATCAGAGAACTGGTCGAGACGATCTCAGCGTCGAGAAAAGTCAAAGACATCAACATAATACGAagttttctgtttgtttttaCTGCGCTACTTCAGTGACAACGTTAGTCGTCGCTCTCGTTGTATTTGTCCCCATATACGTAATTT TTATCGAACCTCGCCTCGACAAAGATTGGCGGGAACCAGTCTCCGCAGCGGAGGCGGTGAAAGATTCGGTTTGGGGATACGTTGAAGTCCGGCCCGGAGCTCACATGTTCTGGTGGCTTTATTTTGCGAAACCCGCTTCAAACCACATCGAAAAACCATTTTTTATTTGGATTCAG GGTGGACCTAGTGAATCGGGAACCGGTATAGGAAACATGCTTGAAATGGGACCGTATGATGAGAATCTTATTAAACGACAAACATCATGG GTTCACTACGCGAGTATATTGTTCACCGATCAACCTGTCGGTACTGGTTACAGTTATGTAGACAAACCGTCTTTAATGACTAATTCTACCGACCAAATGGTGCGAGATCTTTTCGTCCTCGTCCAGCGAATCCTTACGACATATCCACAATTTCAAACGGTTCCTCTGTATATTTTTGGCGAATCTTACGGTGGAAAAATCGCTCCACTTCTCGCCAAATTGATTCATCAG GAAGTTTTGGCAAATCGTATGAAGTGTAATTTAGTGGAGATTGTTCTCGGAGGTCCTGCTGTCCATTTACTAGATATCGTATCGACCTATGGAAACTTCCTCTATTCAGTG TCGCTGATGGACACGAATGAGAGGGACCATTACAACAACGTAGtttttaaacaatttgaaagCAGTTTTCTCGCAAATCCAGCAAATTCCTCCCAGTTACTgacttcaatattttcacagtttCCCAAAGACGTCGACACTTACAATTTTCTTACGTGGAACAAAAGAAAAA AAAGGGCGAAGCAATTGGATGAGCTAATGAATGGAGTTATGAAGCGTGAATTATCAGTAATACCGAGTCATGTTAGTTGGAAAG aGTATGATACTGATGTCTACTCGACGGAACGTCCAAATATGGCGGTTCCAATTGCCAACACAG tcgattttatattgaattcGACAAATATAAACGTGACAGTTTACGTCGGTCAATTGGACATCGTTGTCAATTCATTGG gttCTGAAAAATGGTTGCATCGCTTAACGTGGCCGGGAATCGAGAACTTCTTCTCCAGTAATCGCACAAGATTGTCCGCTGGTCCGAATCCAGAAGGCTTCGTGAAAACTGCTGATAAATTTTCATTCTACTGGATTTTAAACGCCGGTCACGAG GTCCCCGCTGACAACAGTTACGCATCAGAACTTATGATTCGTCATATACTAAATTTGTTATAA
- the LOC141903185 gene encoding trypsin-1-like — MNTTTTALILLFLGFIGLSFGKKCRGIGGTCTFRWNTCTYGQDDSATDDCSFYQICCLPKTKPTAAVDPNKVKCGTSIADESFRIVGGKTAELGEFPWQVGLLLDGSHWCGATLLDNNWAVTAAHCVDGHSFRRMSLVLGEHDRFYKDGVEQFVKISRIIMHPNWDDRDNENDIALMKLATPAKYTNYVRPICRPDRGEKFTGLTCVVTGWGATRENGYGPRYLQEVNVPIISLTECKRQYRYYSIFASNICAGHPSGGKDACQGDSGGPLVCRKQGENWKLAGVVSWGEGCARPNSPGVYTDVAFYDSWINSVMSKY, encoded by the exons ATGaacacgacgacgacggctttgattttgttatttttaggATTTATAGGATTATCCTTTGGTAAAA AGTGTCGAGGTATAGGTGGAACTTGTACCTTCAGATGGAACACCTGCACGTATGGTCAGGATGACTCCGCCACTGATGACTGTTCTTTTTACCAGATTTGTTGTCTGCCGAAAACAAAACCAACTGCAGCAGTTGATC CAAATAAAGTAAAATGTGGTACGAGTATAGCAGACGAGTCGTTTAGAATAGTCGGCGGTAAAACTGCTGAACTCGGTGAATTCCCGTGGCAG GTTGGGTTGTTATTAGATGGTTCCCATTGGTGTGGCGCAACTTTACTGGACAATAATTGGGCAGTGACAGCGGCCCATTGCGTTGACGG TCACAGTTTCCGGAGAATGTCACTGGTTTTAGGAGAACACGATCGTTTTTATAAAGATGGCGTCGAGCAGTTTGTAAAGATTTCTCGCATCATAATGCATCCTAATTGGGACGACAGGGATAACGAGAATGACATAGCTTTAATGAAACTAGCGACACCGGCGAAATATACAAACTACGTCAGACCGATTTGTCGACCTGATAGAGGCGAGAAGTTTACAGGACTGACGTGTGTCGTTACCGGATGGGGCGCTACCAGAGAAA ATGGTTATGGGCCTAGGTATCTACAGGAGGTAAATGTACCGATCATATCATTAACCGAGTGTAAACGACAATACAGATATTATAGTATCTTCGCTTCGAATATTTGCGCTGGACATCCATCAGGAGGGAAAGACGCTTGTCAG GGCGATTCGGGTGGACCGCTGGTCTGTCGTAAACAGGGTGAGAATTGGAAGTTAGCGGGTGTTGTGAGCTGGGGAGAAGGGTGCGCGCGGCCAAACAGTCCCGGTGTTTACACCGATGTCGCTTTCTACGATTCCTGGATTAATTCAGTCATGAgcaaatattaa
- the LOC141903138 gene encoding ubiquitin-conjugating enzyme E2 2, which produces MALKRINKELQDLGRDPPAQCSAGPVGDDLFHWQATIMGPNESPYHGGVFFLNIHFPTDYPFKPPKVAFTTKIYHPNINSNGSICLDILRSQWSPALTISKVLLSICSLLTDPNPDDPLVPEIARVFKTDLPRYENLAKEWTAKYAM; this is translated from the exons ATGGCGCTTAAAAGGATAAATAAG GAATTACAAGATTTAGGACGGGATCCTCCAGCACAATGCTCAGCAGGACCTGTAGGAGATGATT TATTTCACTGGCAAGCTACAATAATGGGTCCT AATGAAAGTCCATATCACGGGGGTGTGTTTTTCTTAAACATCCATTTTCCAACAGATTATCCATTCAAACCTCCAAAG GTTGCTTTTACGACAAAAATTTACCACCCTAATATAAACAGCAATGGAAGTATTTGTCTCGACATATTGCGATCACAGTGGTCACCCGCATTAACTATTTCAAAAG ttctTCTGTCCATATGCTCGCTATTAACGGACCCGAATCCCGACGACCCGCTCGTACCAGAAATAGCTCGAGTTTTCAAGACAGACCTACCGCGATACGAGAACCTCGCTAAAGAGTGGACAGCCAAGTACGCCATGTGA
- the LOC141903175 gene encoding kelch-like protein 3 gives MLENEEMEDTIDSAPEAELEESRPTYKNPLHTEKAFDVLNVLRRHHQLCDVVLVADSVEIPAHKAVLAACSPYFYAMFTGELTEAKADRIVLREIDGKALSLLIDFVYTSEVHVTEENVQILLPAANLLQLVEVRDACCDFLQSQLHPSNCLGIRAFADLHACTDLLQYSQTYVEQHFSEVTAHEEFLTSPVSQVCKLIASDRLSVTSEEQVFEAALSWINHDLNNKGHHIAELLEHVRLPLLSQEFLVQRVEEEPLVKSNSQCKDFLIEAMKYHLLKGDQKSLYRTPRTQPRTPVGLPKVLLVIGGQAPKAIRSVECYDFKEEKWKQVAEMPSRRCRCGVAVMNGLVYAVGGFNGSLRVRTVDVYDSSKDHWSSIPCMEARRSTLGAAVLNDTIYAVGGFDGSSGLNSVECYNALIGEWKMVASMSTRRSSVGVGVVGGFLYAVGGYDGQSRHCLSTVECYNPETDTWTAVAEMSCRRSGAGVGVLNGMLYAVGGHDGPLVRNSVEVYNPETNSWSKVANMHLCRRNAGVVTQETHLYVVGGDDGSSNLSSVEVYDPKKDEWTMLPHTMMTGRSYAGVAIIDKCL, from the exons ATGTTAGAAAACGAAGAAATGGAGGACACTATTGACAGTGCTCCGGAGGCTGAACTGGAGGAATCGAGACCGACTTATAAAAATCCTTTACATACTGAAAAAGCATTCGAtgttttgaatgttttgagAAG GCATCATCAGTTATGCGATGTTGTATTAGTCGCTGATAGTGTTGAAATTCCGGCTCATAAAGCAGTTTTAGCGGCCTGTAGCCCGTATTTTTATGCTATGTTTACCGGTGAACTGACTGAAGCTAAAGCCGATAGAATTGTGCTGCGTGAAATCGATGGTAAAGCTCTCAGTCTCCTTATTGACTTCGTTTATACATCAGAAGTTCACGTTACTGAAGAGAATGTACAG ATACTTCTTCCAGCCGCTAATCTCCTACAATTGGTTGAAGTTCGAGACGCTTGTTGTGATTTTTTACAATCTCAACTTCACCCTAGTAACTGTTTAGGGATTCGTGCGTTTGCTGATCTTCACGCGTGTACAGATCTACTGCAGTATTCACAAACATACGTCGAACAGCATTTCAG CGAAGTAACGGCTCACGAAGAATTTCTCACGAGTCCCGTGTCTCAAGTTTGTAAATTGATTGCCAGTGATAGATTGAGTGTTACGTCTGAAGAACAG gTATTTGAGGCGGCATTAAGCTGGATAAACCATGATCTGAACAATAAAGGGCATCATATCGCTGAACTTCTCGAGCATGTCCGTCTGCCCTTATTGTCGCAAGAATTTCTCGTACAACGCGTCGAAGAAGAACCTCTCGTTAAATCAAACTCTCAATGTAAAGATTTCCTCATTGAagctatgaaatatcatttattgaaAGGCGATCAAAAGTCATTGTATCGAACTCCTAGAACTCAACCGAGGACTCCAGTTGGTTTACCTAAG GTGTTATTGGTAATTGGTGGTCAAGCGCCGAAAGCTATCAGAAGCGTCGAATGTTATGATTTTAAAGAAGAAAAATGGAAACAAGTCGCTGAAATGCCTTCGAGGAGATGTCGCTGTG GTGTTGCTGTTATGAATGGTTTAGTTTATGCAGTCGGAGGATTTAATGGATCATTAAGAGTTCGTACGGTCGATGTTTATGATTCTAGTAAGGATCATTGGTCATCGATTCCCTGTATGGAAGCTAGGAGAAGTACACTGGGAGCAGCGGTTCTTAATGATACGATTTATGCAGTCGGTGGATTCGATGGATCTTCAG GTTTAAACAGTGTTGAGTGTTATAATGCTTTAATCGGTGAATGGAAAATGGTAGCTTCAATGAGTACAAGGCGAAGTAGTGTCGGAGTTGGAGTGGTTGGAG GTTTTCTATATGCTGTTGGAGGTTATGACGGTCAATCGAGACATTGTCTGAGTACTGTAGAGTGCTATAATCCAGAGACTGATACCTGGACGGCAGTTGCAGAAATGTCTTGTCGTCGCAGCGGAGCTG GAGTTGGTGTTTTGAATGGTATGCTGTATGCAGTCGGTGGCCACGATGGTCCTCTAGTCAGAAACAGCGTCGAGGTTTATAATCCTGAAACGAACTCATGGTCTAAAGTAGCGAATATGCATTTGTGTCGACGGAATGCTG GTGTCGTAACGCAAGAAACTCATCTGTACGTTGTCGGCGGCGATGACGGTTCATCGAATTTATCATCGGTCGAAGTTTACGATCCGAAGAAAGATGAATGGACAATGTTACCGCATACAATGATGACTGGACGAAGTTACGCAGGTGTCGCAATCATTGATAAGTGTTTGTGA
- the LOC141903858 gene encoding follistatin-related protein 5-like isoform X2 encodes MVNFVDKVGIICGLLLISCHAKPYPKEAPKSEGNKENAHKNDVFKTKIKSKDKGDHWMSWTPEQLLKNADKYEHSKGDDNSGDPCEGVWCHQGRVCAPQDGQGVCVCGDKDLCLDHHKPVCGDDNVMYPSHCELHRMACVKNIHIGVDHTGKECSPEAYLKEAKKENSHRLEELEEFLQRGNDDIVIKKKIIPLPGKKNIEQENDDRNSGEITEKKTGGESSSGAAETDSEFPVDKCVAKELTEFKNNLIAYHCSRIGEENCDKSNKGEIRGKPFLANVMFTYYDDDLDGYLSGRELQNIEHKDHLERLSETCGLSDLLLFDDSDKSGQINLDEFFKAFNISRLTLDEELKFPTVVSAVGGNLELSCDIQGVTKVVWTRNNVDLSAVMDDTISVLNDGSLYIRGLELEHMGNYSCHDTAYPEIVQTHYIKVQVPPKVRVAPNNHVFPSGSTVTLRCHADGLPRPRISWEKNNLPLPDDPDHKLYTWDSSNTVLSIKHANYSTDIGSYKCKGTNIAGEGQDTSTIFITDTKDQIMTAEESFERFVVFHDNGYTVYEPQHCHQGHTVNWNYGYFRFPPGDDLKTLCKSEGQCSWGSVVNVKNTYLYISQPNLNRVVVIGVKNGFNPIQVIKTEKVPVHLRYIEHLDQVWVVCWNANEDSGSKLLVAVRDASKDLHHEMVHPQPMGRHFDLLKDVFLPPSDDLKHKFRHGYVTHFEKMALYKLDLARMQYVNTIDLKQFNCVPKSVGFLPIGGQILIECKAPIGQEKIALQLVMDYVTDQILQKAPVPGSPNVSPDGKYIVSVDPLLGAISVQKVTEEATWHTFRRITGEVTTCSRVLLIRIIFYL; translated from the exons ATGGTTAATTTTGTGGATAAGGTTGGCATCATTTGCGGATTACTGTTGATAAGCTGCCATGCAAAGCCTTATCCGAAG GAAGCTCCGAAGAGCGAAGGGAATAAAGAAAATGCGCACAAAAACGACGTATTCAAAACAAAGATCAAGTCGAAAGATAAAGGCGATCATTGGATGTCGTGGACCCCTGAACAACTCCTCAAAAATGCCGACAAATACGAACATTCAAAAGGGGACGACAATAGCGGTG aCCCTTGCGAAGGGGTGTGGTGTCACCAAGGGCGCGTGTGTGCCCCTCAGGACGGTCAGGGTGTTTGCGTGTGCGGGGATAAAGATTTGTGTTTAGATCATCATAAACCTGTTTGCGGTGATGATAATGTCATGTATCCCAGTCACTGCGAATTACATCGTATGGCATGCGTGAAAAACATTCACATCGGAGTCGACCACACCGGCAAAGAATGTTCACCGGAAGCCTATCTGAAAG AGGCCAAAAAGGAGAACAGCCACAGACTGGAAGAACTGGAAGAGTTCCTCCAGCGAGGAAACGACGATATCGTAATCAAGAAAAAGATTATTCCACTCCCCGGAAAGAAGAACATCGAACAGGAAAACGACGACCGAAACAGCGGTGAAATCACGGAGAAGAAAACCGGCGGTGAATCGAGTAGCGGAGCTGCTGAAACTGATTCCGAGTTTCCCGTCGATAAATGCGTCGCTAAAGAACTGACAGAATTCAAAAACAACCTGATAGCATATCACTGCAGTCGGATAGGAGAGGAAAACTGCGACAAGTCAAATAAAGGTGAAATCCGAG GCAAACCGTTCCTGGCCAATGTAATGTTCACGTACTACGACGACGATCTGGATGGTTATCTCAGCGGGCGAGAGTTACAGAATATTGAACATAAGGATCATTTGGAACGACTCTCAGAGACTTGTGGCCTATCTGATTTGCTTTTATTCGATGACAGCGATAAATCCGGGCAGATCAATCTCGACGAATTCTTTAAGGCTTTTA ACATTTCCCGTTTGACGCTGGACGAAGAGTTGAAATTTCCTACCGTTGTTTCCGCTGTTGGAGGAAATCTAGAACTGTCTTGCGATATTCAAGGTGTAACTAAAGTGGTTTGGACTCGAAATAATGTCGACCTTTCAGCAGTAATGGATGACACTATATCC GTTCTGAATGATGGATCACTTTACATCAGAGGATTAGAACTAGAACACATGGGAAACTATTCCTGTCACGATACTGCATATCCAGAAATTGTGCAAACCCATTACATCAAAGTTCAAG ttcCGCCTAAGGTTCGTGTTGCCCCTAACAATCACGTGTTCCCGTCCGGTAGTACTGTAACATTACGGTGCCACGCCGACGGTTTGCCGCGTCCGAGAATATCCTGGGAAAAAAACAACCTACCGCTGCCCGATGATCCCGATCATAAATTATACACATGGGACA gtaGTAATACAGTACTTAGTATAAAACACGCTAATTATTCTACGGACATCGGTTCTTATAAATGCAAAGGAACGAATATCGCTGGCGAGGGACAGGATACTTCTACAATCTTTATTACTGATACTAAAGATCAGATAATGACGG CCGAAGAATCGTTTGAACGGTTTGTAGTATTTCACGATAATGGTTACACAGTGTACGAGCCTCAACACTGTCACCAGGGCCATACCGTTAACTGGAACTACGGTTACTTCCGCTTTCCCCCTGGTGACGATCTGAAGACTTTGTGTAAAAGCGAGGGTCAGTGCTCCTGGGGATCAGTAGTGAACGTAAAGAACACGTATCTGTACATCAGTCAGCCTAATTTGAATAGAGTTGTAGTAATTGGCGTCAAAAATGGATTCAATCCGATTCAG GTTATAAAAACCGAAAAGGTTCCGGTTCATTTACGGTATATCGAACATCTCGATCAAGTGTGGGTTGTTTGTTGGAACGCGAACGAAGATTCCGGATCGAAGTTACTCGTCGCGGTCCGTGACGCCAGTAAAGATCTACATCACGAAATGGTTCACCCGCAGCCGATGGGTCGCCATTTTGATCTG TTAAAAGACGTTTTTCTGCCACCTAGTGACGATTTGAAACATAAATTCAGACATGGTTACGTGACACATTTTGAAAAGATGGCGCTGTATAAATTGGATTTAGCACGAATGCAATACGTTAACACAATCGATCTGAAACAATTTAATTGCGTTCCCAAATCCGTTGGGTTCCTGCCTATAG GTGGCCAAATACTGATCGAATGCAAAGCGCCTATTGGTCAGGAGAAAATCGCGTTACAACTCGTCATGGATTACGTAACTGATCAGATTTTGCAAAAGGCACCGGTACCCGGATCACCAAATGTTTCCCCAGACGGGAAATATATTGTAAGTGTAGATCCGCTATTGGGAGCTATCTCCGTTCAGAAAGTAACCGAAGAAG CGACATGGCATACTTTCCGTCGGATAACGGGCGAAGTTACAACATGTTCGCGAGTTCTACTGATCAgaataatattctatttatgA
- the LOC141903858 gene encoding follistatin-related protein 5-like isoform X1, whose product MVNFVDKVGIICGLLLISCHAKPYPKEAPKSEGNKENAHKNDVFKTKIKSKDKGDHWMSWTPEQLLKNADKYEHSKGDDNSGDPCEGVWCHQGRVCAPQDGQGVCVCGDKDLCLDHHKPVCGDDNVMYPSHCELHRMACVKNIHIGVDHTGKECSPEAYLKEAKKENSHRLEELEEFLQRGNDDIVIKKKIIPLPGKKNIEQENDDRNSGEITEKKTGGESSSGAAETDSEFPVDKCVAKELTEFKNNLIAYHCSRIGEENCDKSNKGEIRGKPFLANVMFTYYDDDLDGYLSGRELQNIEHKDHLERLSETCGLSDLLLFDDSDKSGQINLDEFFKAFNISRLTLDEELKFPTVVSAVGGNLELSCDIQGVTKVVWTRNNVDLSAVMDDTISVLNDGSLYIRGLELEHMGNYSCHDTAYPEIVQTHYIKVQVPPKVRVAPNNHVFPSGSTVTLRCHADGLPRPRISWEKNNLPLPDDPDHKLYTWDSSNTVLSIKHANYSTDIGSYKCKGTNIAGEGQDTSTIFITDTKDQIMTAEESFERFVVFHDNGYTVYEPQHCHQGHTVNWNYGYFRFPPGDDLKTLCKSEGQCSWGSVVNVKNTYLYISQPNLNRVVVIGVKNGFNPIQVIKTEKVPVHLRYIEHLDQVWVVCWNANEDSGSKLLVAVRDASKDLHHEMVHPQPMGRHFDLLKDVFLPPSDDLKHKFRHGYVTHFEKMALYKLDLARMQYVNTIDLKQFNCVPKSVGFLPIGGQILIECKAPIGQEKIALQLVMDYVTDQILQKAPVPGSPNVSPDGKYIVSVDPLLGAISVQKVTEEGKIEFSFDDFTNVHISDMAYFPSDNGRSYNMFASSTDQNNILFMNLETAHVELIEGVGDAIKPEQWKWNAKNRALVNSGIFGQFIVTPSQSSIVIIDGVRRHIQCEFPNIKGGNVIAYVEPLN is encoded by the exons ATGGTTAATTTTGTGGATAAGGTTGGCATCATTTGCGGATTACTGTTGATAAGCTGCCATGCAAAGCCTTATCCGAAG GAAGCTCCGAAGAGCGAAGGGAATAAAGAAAATGCGCACAAAAACGACGTATTCAAAACAAAGATCAAGTCGAAAGATAAAGGCGATCATTGGATGTCGTGGACCCCTGAACAACTCCTCAAAAATGCCGACAAATACGAACATTCAAAAGGGGACGACAATAGCGGTG aCCCTTGCGAAGGGGTGTGGTGTCACCAAGGGCGCGTGTGTGCCCCTCAGGACGGTCAGGGTGTTTGCGTGTGCGGGGATAAAGATTTGTGTTTAGATCATCATAAACCTGTTTGCGGTGATGATAATGTCATGTATCCCAGTCACTGCGAATTACATCGTATGGCATGCGTGAAAAACATTCACATCGGAGTCGACCACACCGGCAAAGAATGTTCACCGGAAGCCTATCTGAAAG AGGCCAAAAAGGAGAACAGCCACAGACTGGAAGAACTGGAAGAGTTCCTCCAGCGAGGAAACGACGATATCGTAATCAAGAAAAAGATTATTCCACTCCCCGGAAAGAAGAACATCGAACAGGAAAACGACGACCGAAACAGCGGTGAAATCACGGAGAAGAAAACCGGCGGTGAATCGAGTAGCGGAGCTGCTGAAACTGATTCCGAGTTTCCCGTCGATAAATGCGTCGCTAAAGAACTGACAGAATTCAAAAACAACCTGATAGCATATCACTGCAGTCGGATAGGAGAGGAAAACTGCGACAAGTCAAATAAAGGTGAAATCCGAG GCAAACCGTTCCTGGCCAATGTAATGTTCACGTACTACGACGACGATCTGGATGGTTATCTCAGCGGGCGAGAGTTACAGAATATTGAACATAAGGATCATTTGGAACGACTCTCAGAGACTTGTGGCCTATCTGATTTGCTTTTATTCGATGACAGCGATAAATCCGGGCAGATCAATCTCGACGAATTCTTTAAGGCTTTTA ACATTTCCCGTTTGACGCTGGACGAAGAGTTGAAATTTCCTACCGTTGTTTCCGCTGTTGGAGGAAATCTAGAACTGTCTTGCGATATTCAAGGTGTAACTAAAGTGGTTTGGACTCGAAATAATGTCGACCTTTCAGCAGTAATGGATGACACTATATCC GTTCTGAATGATGGATCACTTTACATCAGAGGATTAGAACTAGAACACATGGGAAACTATTCCTGTCACGATACTGCATATCCAGAAATTGTGCAAACCCATTACATCAAAGTTCAAG ttcCGCCTAAGGTTCGTGTTGCCCCTAACAATCACGTGTTCCCGTCCGGTAGTACTGTAACATTACGGTGCCACGCCGACGGTTTGCCGCGTCCGAGAATATCCTGGGAAAAAAACAACCTACCGCTGCCCGATGATCCCGATCATAAATTATACACATGGGACA gtaGTAATACAGTACTTAGTATAAAACACGCTAATTATTCTACGGACATCGGTTCTTATAAATGCAAAGGAACGAATATCGCTGGCGAGGGACAGGATACTTCTACAATCTTTATTACTGATACTAAAGATCAGATAATGACGG CCGAAGAATCGTTTGAACGGTTTGTAGTATTTCACGATAATGGTTACACAGTGTACGAGCCTCAACACTGTCACCAGGGCCATACCGTTAACTGGAACTACGGTTACTTCCGCTTTCCCCCTGGTGACGATCTGAAGACTTTGTGTAAAAGCGAGGGTCAGTGCTCCTGGGGATCAGTAGTGAACGTAAAGAACACGTATCTGTACATCAGTCAGCCTAATTTGAATAGAGTTGTAGTAATTGGCGTCAAAAATGGATTCAATCCGATTCAG GTTATAAAAACCGAAAAGGTTCCGGTTCATTTACGGTATATCGAACATCTCGATCAAGTGTGGGTTGTTTGTTGGAACGCGAACGAAGATTCCGGATCGAAGTTACTCGTCGCGGTCCGTGACGCCAGTAAAGATCTACATCACGAAATGGTTCACCCGCAGCCGATGGGTCGCCATTTTGATCTG TTAAAAGACGTTTTTCTGCCACCTAGTGACGATTTGAAACATAAATTCAGACATGGTTACGTGACACATTTTGAAAAGATGGCGCTGTATAAATTGGATTTAGCACGAATGCAATACGTTAACACAATCGATCTGAAACAATTTAATTGCGTTCCCAAATCCGTTGGGTTCCTGCCTATAG GTGGCCAAATACTGATCGAATGCAAAGCGCCTATTGGTCAGGAGAAAATCGCGTTACAACTCGTCATGGATTACGTAACTGATCAGATTTTGCAAAAGGCACCGGTACCCGGATCACCAAATGTTTCCCCAGACGGGAAATATATTGTAAGTGTAGATCCGCTATTGGGAGCTATCTCCGTTCAGAAAGTAACCGAAGAAG gtaaaattgaattttcctTCGATGATTTTACGAATGTTCATATCAGCGACATGGCATACTTTCCGTCGGATAACGGGCGAAGTTACAACATGTTCGCGAGTTCTACTGATCAgaataatattctatttatgAATCTGGAAACGGCGCACGTGGAGCTGATTGAAG GTGTGGGAGATGCGATTAAACCGGAGCAGTGGAAATGGAATGCAAAAAACCGAGCTCTAGTGAACAGCGGAATATTCGGACAATTCATCGTAACCCCATCACAGTCTTCTATAGTCATCATTGACGGAGTGCGTCGACATATTCAATGCGAATTTCCAAATATTAAAGGTGGAAATGTAATCGCTTATGTTGAACCGTTGAATTGA